Proteins encoded in a region of the Bifidobacteriaceae bacterium genome:
- the tsf gene encoding translation elongation factor Ts, with protein MANYTTADIKALREKTGAGMLDVKKALDEAGGDQEKALEIIRVKGLKGLAKREGRSTSDGLVAAQVVTTEDGQTGVLIELNSETDFVAKSPKFVELGDQVLSAAAALGSEDTALVLGSPLTSAKGTVQDAIDALSATLGERLQLRRVGVVSGEHVEVYLHRTNKDLPPQVGVLVATDAKGAPVAHDVAMHIAAYSPTYLNRDDVSAETVAAERRIAEETAITEGKNEKAIPKIVEGRLNGFFKENVLLEQAFAKDPKTTVGKVLAEAGGAVTGFVRFRVGA; from the coding sequence ATGGCGAACTACACCACCGCTGACATCAAGGCGCTCCGGGAGAAGACCGGCGCCGGCATGCTGGACGTCAAGAAAGCCCTGGACGAGGCCGGGGGCGACCAGGAAAAGGCGCTGGAGATCATCCGCGTCAAGGGCCTGAAGGGGCTGGCCAAGCGCGAGGGGCGCTCGACCTCGGACGGGCTGGTCGCCGCGCAGGTCGTGACCACCGAGGATGGCCAGACCGGGGTGCTGATAGAACTGAACTCGGAGACTGACTTCGTGGCCAAGTCGCCCAAGTTCGTCGAACTCGGCGACCAGGTGCTGTCCGCCGCCGCGGCGCTGGGCAGCGAAGACACCGCGCTGGTCCTCGGCTCGCCGTTGACCTCGGCGAAGGGCACGGTCCAGGACGCGATCGACGCCCTGTCGGCCACGCTGGGCGAACGCCTCCAACTGCGCCGGGTCGGCGTGGTCAGCGGGGAACACGTCGAGGTCTACCTGCACCGCACCAACAAGGACCTGCCCCCGCAGGTCGGGGTGCTGGTGGCGACGGACGCGAAGGGCGCCCCGGTGGCGCACGACGTGGCCATGCACATCGCCGCGTATTCGCCGACCTACCTCAACCGGGACGACGTGTCGGCGGAGACGGTGGCGGCCGAGCGGCGGATCGCCGAAGAGACCGCGATCACCGAGGGCAAGAACGAGAAGGCCATCCCGAAGATCGTCGAGGGCCGCCTGAACGGGTTCTTCAAGGAGAACGTGTTGTTGGAGCAGGCTTTCGCCAAGGATCCGAAGACCACGGTCGGCAAGGTGCTGGCCGAGGCGGGCGGCGCCGTCACGGGGTTCGTCCGCTTTAGGGTCGGGGCCTGA
- a CDS encoding M23 family metallopeptidase — protein sequence MGLWTRLLAVGLILTGAALALAGPAGGAGAGAAGMTGGGVGAGGTAGTGGGALGGGTGGSPGGATGGGGDGAVGAVGVVGAGVPGGGTGGSPVRAAATIRAGDFQWPVPDPALIVRPFDLPEQPWLAGHRGVDLHAPAGSAVLSPADGTVAFNAWIVDRHVLVIRHGDLASTLEPVVSDLAPGEPVRQAAVVGSVARGEAWHCEECLHWGVRQGDQYLDPALLVNPRPRAVLWR from the coding sequence ATGGGTTTGTGGACGCGGCTTCTGGCGGTTGGCCTCATCCTGACCGGCGCGGCTCTGGCGTTGGCCGGGCCGGCGGGCGGGGCGGGAGCGGGGGCGGCGGGCATGACTGGCGGCGGCGTGGGGGCGGGAGGCACGGCTGGCACCGGCGGGGGCGCCTTGGGCGGCGGGACGGGCGGTTCGCCCGGCGGGGCGACCGGGGGCGGGGGTGACGGCGCTGTTGGCGCTGTTGGCGTTGTTGGCGCGGGCGTCCCTGGGGGAGGGACGGGCGGTTCGCCCGTGCGCGCAGCCGCCACCATCCGCGCTGGAGATTTCCAGTGGCCGGTGCCGGACCCGGCGCTGATCGTGCGCCCATTCGACCTGCCAGAGCAACCATGGCTGGCGGGCCATCGCGGGGTCGACCTTCACGCGCCGGCGGGTTCAGCGGTGCTGTCCCCCGCAGACGGGACCGTCGCCTTCAACGCCTGGATCGTTGACCGCCACGTGTTGGTGATCAGGCACGGCGACCTCGCCTCGACCCTTGAGCCCGTGGTCAGCGACCTGGCGCCTGGCGAACCGGTTCGCCAGGCCGCGGTGGTCGGGTCGGTCGCACGCGGGGAGGCCTGGCACTGCGAGGAATGCCTCCATTGGGGGGTGCGCCAAGGCGACCAGTACTTGGACCCGGCGCTGTTGGTGAATCCCCGGCCGAGAGCGGTGCTGTGGCGTTGA
- a CDS encoding tyrosine recombinase XerC codes for MTGEKWRLAVLGQFATALEGEGLAPNTVDAYRRDAKDFLTRLAVDSAAELAALTLDDLREWLADHMERGEARSSLARRGASIKRFMRWACGSGLIASDPSARLQTPSPQRHLPRVLTRGEAMALMEQALAAAADGGAVGQRDHALVELIYATGIRVAEAVGLDLDAVDLTERLVRVRGKGDNDRVVPFGQPAAQALEVWINSGRPSLVAAVGAGANNALFLGQRGGRLGVRQAREVVHRLTRRAGVGELAPHGLRHSAATHLLEGGADLRSVQEILGHASLATTQRYTHVSSERLWASYSQAHPRSGSAS; via the coding sequence ATGACCGGCGAGAAGTGGCGGCTTGCGGTGTTGGGCCAATTCGCGACCGCACTGGAGGGCGAGGGGCTCGCGCCCAACACCGTGGACGCCTACAGACGCGACGCCAAGGATTTTCTCACCCGGTTAGCGGTCGATTCGGCGGCGGAGCTGGCCGCGCTCACCTTGGACGACCTGCGGGAATGGCTCGCCGACCACATGGAGCGGGGAGAGGCGCGGTCGTCGTTGGCCCGGCGGGGGGCTTCCATCAAACGTTTCATGCGTTGGGCGTGCGGCTCGGGCTTGATCGCCTCCGACCCTTCCGCTCGGCTGCAAACGCCATCCCCTCAGCGTCACCTCCCGCGCGTGCTGACTCGCGGGGAGGCCATGGCCCTCATGGAGCAGGCGCTCGCGGCGGCGGCTGATGGCGGAGCGGTCGGGCAGCGCGACCACGCGCTGGTCGAGTTGATCTACGCGACCGGTATCCGGGTGGCCGAAGCGGTGGGACTTGACTTGGATGCGGTTGACCTGACGGAACGCTTGGTGAGAGTGCGGGGCAAAGGCGACAACGACCGCGTGGTGCCCTTTGGGCAGCCGGCGGCGCAGGCGCTCGAGGTTTGGATCAATTCCGGCCGCCCTTCCCTGGTCGCGGCGGTTGGCGCAGGCGCGAACAACGCCCTTTTCCTGGGCCAGCGTGGTGGCCGGCTGGGCGTCCGCCAAGCCCGCGAGGTGGTTCACCGCCTCACACGCAGAGCCGGCGTGGGGGAGTTGGCACCCCACGGCTTGCGTCACTCGGCTGCCACGCATCTGCTGGAAGGCGGCGCCGACTTGCGGTCGGTCCAGGAGATTCTGGGCCACGCGTCTTTGGCCACCACCCAGCGCTACACCCATGTTTCCTCGGAGCGCCTCTGGGCGTCCTACTCGCAAGCCCACCCCCGCTCGGGTTCCGCCTCCTAA
- the dprA gene encoding DNA-processing protein DprA, with translation MRWRFDIDDPALARAAWSRIAEPADRQAGALVQAVGPSAALRWLAGAPPERGRDGWLDGIGRAGLDREAAQRGAGPPNGPDGIGQAGLDREAARRGEGAPDGPDGGRFPDAPELFGWSEATGGGLARARERWRVRLEDLDPRRELHALAQLGGTLITPETAGWPTGLADLGPEAPFCLWVRGAEGAAARLDQLLTPAAAVVGARASTSYGEVVTVGLAGDLVARGVAIVSGGAFGIDAAAHRAALAQGGFTVAVMAGGVDRFYPAGNDGLLKAVAQEGAVVSELPPGAAPRRERFLARNRLIAAMALVTVVTEAGWRSGSQRTAAVAAELLRPVAAVPGPVTAASSAGCHRLIRQGVATLVTGADEVRELMAPLGLVTLAEPVGEAGPLDGLPPADRQVLDSLPVRRGATLTALVAASGLSTPQTMAALSRLERAGRAVQSDGGWRKARAAGR, from the coding sequence ATGCGTTGGCGGTTTGACATTGACGATCCGGCGCTGGCGCGGGCGGCGTGGAGCCGAATCGCCGAGCCGGCCGATCGCCAAGCGGGCGCGCTGGTGCAGGCCGTCGGGCCGTCGGCGGCGCTGCGGTGGCTCGCCGGAGCGCCTCCGGAACGCGGACGCGATGGTTGGTTGGACGGCATCGGGCGGGCGGGCCTGGATCGGGAGGCTGCGCAACGCGGGGCGGGGCCCCCTAACGGACCGGACGGCATTGGGCAGGCGGGCCTGGATCGGGAGGCCGCCCGACGCGGGGAGGGGGCCCCTGACGGGCCGGACGGCGGCCGTTTCCCCGACGCGCCGGAGTTATTTGGGTGGTCCGAGGCGACGGGCGGCGGTCTGGCGAGAGCACGCGAGCGTTGGCGGGTGCGGCTGGAGGACCTGGATCCGCGCCGGGAGCTGCACGCCCTAGCCCAATTGGGCGGGACCTTGATCACGCCGGAAACGGCGGGCTGGCCCACCGGCCTGGCGGACCTCGGCCCGGAGGCGCCGTTTTGCCTGTGGGTGCGGGGCGCCGAAGGGGCGGCCGCGCGCCTGGATCAGTTGCTGACTCCCGCTGCCGCGGTGGTGGGCGCGCGGGCGTCCACCTCCTATGGCGAGGTGGTCACCGTCGGGCTGGCCGGCGACCTGGTCGCGCGCGGCGTGGCGATCGTTTCCGGGGGCGCGTTCGGGATTGACGCGGCGGCTCACCGGGCCGCGTTGGCCCAAGGCGGATTCACGGTCGCGGTCATGGCGGGCGGAGTGGACCGGTTCTACCCCGCCGGCAACGATGGTCTCCTCAAGGCTGTGGCCCAAGAAGGGGCGGTGGTCTCCGAACTGCCGCCCGGCGCGGCTCCCAGGAGGGAGCGGTTCCTGGCGCGCAACCGCCTGATCGCGGCGATGGCGCTGGTCACCGTGGTGACAGAGGCAGGCTGGCGCTCTGGCTCCCAGCGCACGGCGGCGGTCGCCGCAGAACTGCTGCGGCCGGTCGCAGCTGTGCCGGGACCTGTGACCGCGGCCTCTTCGGCGGGCTGCCACAGGCTGATCCGCCAGGGGGTCGCCACCCTGGTGACCGGCGCGGACGAGGTGCGCGAGCTGATGGCGCCTCTGGGGCTGGTGACGCTGGCCGAACCGGTCGGGGAGGCCGGGCCCTTGGACGGCTTGCCGCCAGCGGATCGCCAGGTGTTAGATTCCCTGCCCGTGCGGCGTGGCGCCACGTTGACCGCGTTGGTGGCCGCGAGCGGGTTGAGCACGCCTCAGACGATGGCGGCGCTGAGCCGCCTGGAAAGGGCCGGCCGCGCCGTCCAAAGCGACGGCGGCTGGCGCAAGGCGCGGGCCGCCGGACGTTGA
- a CDS encoding YifB family Mg chelatase-like AAA ATPase, with amino-acid sequence MSGIGRTLAVSLTGLEGHMVDVEVLAQSGLPAFVLVGLPDAAVGESRDRVRAALASSGFGFPRSRVTANLSPAYLPKTGTGFDLGIAVALLIAIGQIDQETQAGTVYLGELSLDGRIRAVRGVLPAVAGAVGAGLRRVVVPADAELEARLVKGAEVLAVESLDELAWRLGADIPKPAPVRRAAADRAGQAPDQSQSCPDLADVIGQAPARYALEVAAAGGHHLMLQGPPGNGKTMLASRLPGILPELTEQESVEVTALHSIAGALDARAGLIRRPPFQDPHHTATPAAMVGGGSGSPRPGAISLAHRGVLFLDECPEFGPRVLQTLRQPLERGEIVIHRANATARYPARFHLVLAANPCPCGQGYGRAEACTCSSVARRRYLGRLSGPLIDRIDLWVDVEPVRALTSAEALTGESSAAVAERVAGARAAQVERHQGLGWRLNSEAPGGWLRQRIGFKRLGLSGLNRALELGALSLRGVDRVLRVAWTMADLDGRDLPETADIDAAMTLRQRGL; translated from the coding sequence GTGAGCGGGATTGGGCGGACGCTCGCGGTCAGTCTGACCGGGCTGGAAGGGCACATGGTTGACGTGGAGGTGTTGGCGCAATCGGGTTTGCCCGCATTCGTGCTGGTCGGATTGCCAGACGCCGCCGTGGGCGAATCGCGGGACCGGGTCCGGGCGGCTTTGGCGTCATCGGGTTTCGGTTTTCCGCGTTCTCGGGTGACGGCCAATTTGTCGCCCGCGTACTTGCCCAAGACCGGCACCGGTTTTGACCTTGGGATCGCGGTGGCGCTGTTGATCGCGATTGGGCAAATCGACCAGGAAACCCAGGCCGGGACCGTCTACCTGGGGGAATTGTCGCTCGACGGCCGGATTAGGGCGGTGCGCGGCGTCCTGCCGGCGGTGGCGGGGGCGGTGGGTGCCGGGCTTCGCCGGGTGGTGGTGCCGGCCGACGCGGAATTGGAGGCCCGCTTGGTCAAAGGTGCCGAGGTGTTGGCGGTCGAATCGCTCGACGAATTGGCCTGGCGGCTTGGCGCGGACATCCCCAAACCGGCGCCGGTCAGGCGGGCGGCCGCGGACCGCGCCGGCCAAGCGCCGGACCAGTCTCAATCGTGCCCGGACTTGGCGGATGTGATCGGCCAAGCCCCCGCCCGCTACGCCCTCGAGGTGGCCGCAGCCGGCGGCCACCACCTGATGCTCCAGGGGCCGCCCGGCAATGGCAAGACCATGCTGGCCTCACGCTTGCCGGGCATCCTGCCGGAGTTGACCGAACAAGAATCCGTGGAGGTGACGGCGCTGCATTCGATCGCCGGGGCGCTCGACGCGCGGGCCGGGCTGATCCGAAGGCCGCCCTTCCAGGATCCCCATCACACGGCGACGCCCGCCGCCATGGTGGGCGGCGGCAGCGGCTCGCCCCGGCCGGGTGCCATTTCCCTGGCCCATCGTGGCGTCCTGTTCCTGGACGAATGCCCCGAATTCGGTCCACGCGTGCTGCAGACTCTGCGCCAACCGCTGGAACGCGGCGAGATCGTCATCCACCGGGCGAACGCCACCGCCCGCTACCCGGCCCGTTTCCACCTGGTGCTGGCCGCCAATCCGTGTCCCTGCGGGCAGGGCTACGGCCGCGCCGAGGCCTGCACCTGCTCGTCCGTCGCCCGGAGACGCTACCTCGGGCGGCTGTCCGGCCCCCTGATCGACCGGATCGACCTGTGGGTGGACGTGGAACCGGTCCGAGCGCTGACCTCGGCGGAGGCTCTGACCGGCGAGTCGAGCGCGGCCGTGGCGGAGCGGGTGGCGGGCGCCCGCGCCGCCCAAGTGGAGCGCCACCAGGGACTTGGCTGGCGGCTCAATTCGGAGGCGCCGGGTGGCTGGTTGCGCCAGCGGATTGGTTTCAAGCGCCTGGGCCTCAGCGGCTTGAACCGCGCCCTGGAACTGGGCGCCTTGTCGTTGCGCGGAGTGGACCGGGTCCTGCGGGTGGCCTGGACCATGGCTGATCTGGACGGCCGCGACTTGCCGGAGACGGCAGACATCGACGCGGCCATGACGCTGCGGCAACGGGGGCTGTAG
- a CDS encoding YraN family protein: MATNSRQSLGRYGESVAAAYLTLKGWKLLDRNWRCQVGELDLVAQPDPDTLVFVEVKTRASDRCGTPEAAVTERKLARLRQLAAAWLAAHDRHADVVRIDVVAVTTGGAAGRSIQHLEGVGA; encoded by the coding sequence GTGGCAACGAATTCGCGGCAGTCGCTCGGCCGCTACGGGGAAAGCGTCGCCGCCGCGTATTTGACCCTGAAAGGCTGGAAGCTGCTCGACCGCAATTGGCGGTGCCAGGTCGGCGAACTCGACCTGGTGGCTCAGCCGGATCCGGACACGTTGGTGTTTGTGGAGGTCAAGACGCGCGCGAGTGATCGCTGCGGGACGCCGGAGGCGGCTGTCACCGAACGCAAGCTGGCCAGGCTGCGCCAGTTGGCCGCGGCCTGGCTGGCGGCCCACGACCGCCATGCGGACGTGGTGCGGATCGACGTGGTCGCGGTCACCACCGGCGGCGCCGCCGGACGCTCCATCCAGCATCTTGAGGGCGTCGGCGCGTGA
- the lepB gene encoding signal peptidase I, which translates to MTILRGGARHGSSRHGDPPLVYRSIWADVGLTLLATLVASFVLKTFVIQSFYIPSQSMEPTLQEDDRVVVSKLAPGPLKVHRGDIVVFRDPGGWSNEHSPLPEETGLGAWLLGFAQALGLAPVESDDFLIKRVIGLPGDQVSCVGAGEPVTVNGVPLDETYVMPGADPSLRDFSVRVPPDALWVMGDNRPESADSRFHQDQDLGGAIAVEDVVGVAKVRLWPLNRLALLRNPGAVFAAVPNP; encoded by the coding sequence GTGACTATCTTGCGGGGAGGCGCTCGCCACGGCTCAAGCCGGCACGGCGATCCCCCGCTTGTCTACCGGTCGATCTGGGCCGACGTGGGCCTGACGCTCCTAGCGACCTTGGTGGCCTCATTCGTCCTGAAAACCTTCGTGATTCAGTCCTTCTACATCCCCTCGCAATCAATGGAGCCCACGCTTCAAGAGGATGACCGCGTTGTGGTCTCGAAGCTGGCGCCGGGGCCGCTGAAGGTCCACCGCGGTGACATTGTGGTCTTCCGCGACCCGGGAGGCTGGTCGAATGAGCATTCGCCGTTGCCAGAGGAGACCGGCCTGGGGGCGTGGCTGCTCGGTTTCGCCCAGGCTTTGGGCCTGGCCCCGGTCGAGTCGGATGACTTCCTGATCAAGCGGGTCATCGGTTTGCCGGGCGACCAGGTTTCCTGTGTCGGCGCGGGTGAACCGGTGACGGTGAACGGCGTGCCCCTGGATGAGACTTATGTGATGCCGGGCGCCGACCCCTCGCTCCGCGACTTCTCGGTCCGCGTCCCGCCGGACGCGCTCTGGGTGATGGGCGACAACCGGCCCGAGTCGGCCGACTCCCGCTTCCACCAAGATCAGGACTTGGGCGGCGCGATCGCGGTTGAGGACGTGGTGGGCGTGGCGAAGGTACGGCTGTGGCCGCTCAACCGCCTGGCGCTGCTGCGCAATCCGGGCGCGGTCTTCGCCGCCGTGCCCAATCCCTAA
- a CDS encoding DUF2469 domain-containing protein, protein MSAEDLESYEADAELSLYREYRDVVNLFGYVVETERRFYLANHVDLQVRSAGGEVFFEVKMADAWVWDVYRSARFVRSVRVVTFKDVNVEELAKADINLP, encoded by the coding sequence TTGAGCGCCGAGGACCTTGAGTCTTATGAGGCCGATGCCGAGTTGTCGCTTTACCGGGAGTACCGCGACGTCGTCAATCTTTTCGGCTACGTAGTGGAGACGGAGCGGCGGTTCTACCTGGCCAACCACGTCGACCTGCAGGTCCGTTCCGCTGGTGGCGAGGTGTTCTTCGAGGTCAAGATGGCGGACGCCTGGGTTTGGGACGTGTACCGTTCGGCCCGGTTTGTGCGCTCGGTGCGGGTGGTCACCTTCAAAGACGTCAATGTTGAAGAACTAGCCAAGGCGGACATCAACCTCCCTTGA
- the lepB gene encoding signal peptidase I: MPGFPAALDPPPRVAALVTADGAIAPAGAELTPTALTGEDQAVTPTAAPPAAGVEGLTASVEALESAALDDPAVPLSRAANRAAGRPAHQPPDGEDPPSGGSGSRRPPKKPEKRLVRFAKDAAFVVVAAVALSFLLKTFLIQSFYIPSVSMVPTLERLDRVLVTKLAPGVLDVHRGDVVVFENPGGWITSETPDAPTGGISGAFRSLAEAIGLAPADSKDFLIKRIIGLPGDRVACDGRGSPVTVNGVPLDETYVAPGSAPSEASFSVVVPPDAIWVMGDNRSQSADSRAHMDQPLGGAVALDDVVGVAQVRTWPLDRLALLRNPGRVFAAVPPADGGGS, encoded by the coding sequence GTGCCCGGTTTTCCCGCCGCCTTGGACCCGCCGCCCCGTGTCGCAGCCCTGGTCACCGCCGATGGGGCGATTGCCCCTGCCGGCGCTGAACTGACGCCAACGGCGTTGACCGGCGAAGACCAGGCGGTCACGCCAACCGCCGCGCCACCGGCCGCCGGTGTGGAGGGTCTGACCGCTTCGGTTGAGGCGCTCGAGTCAGCCGCGTTGGATGATCCGGCCGTGCCGTTGAGTCGGGCCGCCAACCGCGCCGCCGGCCGCCCAGCCCACCAACCCCCGGATGGCGAAGACCCGCCTTCCGGCGGAAGCGGATCCCGGCGCCCGCCCAAGAAACCGGAAAAGCGGTTGGTTCGGTTCGCCAAGGACGCCGCTTTTGTGGTCGTGGCGGCGGTGGCGTTGTCCTTCCTGCTCAAGACCTTCCTGATTCAGTCCTTCTACATCCCCTCCGTGTCCATGGTGCCCACCCTGGAGCGGCTTGACCGCGTGTTGGTGACGAAGCTCGCCCCGGGCGTTTTGGACGTGCACCGGGGAGACGTGGTCGTGTTCGAGAATCCCGGCGGCTGGATAACCTCTGAGACTCCGGACGCGCCCACGGGAGGGATTTCCGGCGCCTTTCGCTCTTTGGCTGAGGCGATCGGCCTGGCCCCGGCCGACTCGAAGGACTTCCTGATCAAGCGAATTATCGGCCTGCCCGGCGACCGGGTCGCGTGCGATGGCAGGGGAAGTCCCGTGACCGTCAACGGAGTCCCCTTGGACGAGACGTATGTGGCGCCCGGATCGGCGCCGTCGGAGGCCAGTTTCTCAGTCGTGGTGCCGCCCGACGCGATTTGGGTGATGGGCGACAACCGCTCGCAGTCGGCTGATTCGCGGGCCCACATGGACCAGCCCCTGGGCGGCGCGGTCGCCCTTGACGACGTGGTCGGGGTCGCCCAGGTGCGGACGTGGCCGCTTGACCGGCTGGCCTTGTTGCGCAACCCTGGTCGGGTGTTTGCAGCCGTTCCGCCCGCCGATGGAGGTGGCAGTTGA
- a CDS encoding ribonuclease HII, translating into MPGGPTLETELAFLSKGAATVGGMDEVGRGALAGPVCVGVVVVDTSTPPPPSGLADSKLLTAAQRERLVPQLAEWGAGRALGWAGANEVDQLGIVGALRLAGCRALAELSIRPAVIILDGKHNWLCPPADLFASETEPRWEVRMKVKADRQCASVAAASVLAKVARDQSMIELAGEHPGYGWAANKGYGAPEHLEALRRFGPTPEHRQSWSLPGADRLEVRS; encoded by the coding sequence ATGCCCGGCGGCCCAACCCTTGAAACGGAACTCGCGTTCTTGTCCAAGGGCGCCGCGACCGTCGGGGGCATGGATGAGGTGGGCCGGGGCGCCCTGGCCGGTCCGGTCTGCGTGGGTGTGGTCGTGGTTGACACCAGCACGCCGCCGCCGCCTTCAGGCCTGGCCGACTCCAAACTACTCACCGCCGCCCAGCGTGAGCGCCTTGTGCCGCAATTGGCCGAATGGGGCGCGGGCCGGGCGTTGGGTTGGGCTGGCGCGAATGAGGTCGACCAGTTGGGGATTGTCGGGGCGTTGCGCCTGGCGGGGTGCCGGGCGTTGGCCGAACTGTCCATCCGGCCCGCCGTCATCATTCTGGATGGCAAGCACAACTGGCTTTGCCCGCCGGCCGATTTGTTCGCCAGCGAAACCGAACCGAGGTGGGAGGTGCGCATGAAGGTCAAGGCCGACCGGCAATGCGCCTCCGTCGCCGCCGCCTCGGTGCTAGCCAAAGTCGCGCGGGATCAGAGCATGATCGAACTGGCCGGTGAACACCCCGGTTATGGCTGGGCGGCGAACAAAGGCTACGGCGCGCCAGAGCATCTTGAGGCGTTGCGCCGCTTCGGACCCACCCCGGAGCACCGCCAATCATGGTCGCTTCCGGGCGCCGATCGCCTGGAAGTGAGAAGCTAG
- the rplS gene encoding 50S ribosomal protein L19 — MQRLDSVDQPSLKKDLPDFRPGDTVKVHVKVVEGTRSRVQIFKGVVIARDGEGVRATFKVRKISFGVGVERTFPLHSPVIDQIEVVTLGDVRRAKLYYLRDRRGKAAKIRERRDNRGSGAKTANKAEVSPEAGDDQSE; from the coding sequence ATGCAGCGCCTCGACTCCGTTGACCAGCCGTCCTTGAAGAAGGATTTGCCCGATTTCCGGCCTGGCGACACAGTCAAAGTCCACGTCAAAGTCGTTGAGGGAACTCGCTCGCGGGTTCAGATCTTCAAAGGAGTCGTGATCGCCCGCGACGGCGAGGGCGTCAGGGCCACCTTCAAAGTCCGCAAGATCTCCTTCGGCGTCGGGGTCGAGCGGACCTTCCCGCTGCACTCGCCGGTGATCGACCAGATCGAGGTGGTCACCCTGGGCGACGTCCGCCGCGCCAAGCTCTACTATCTGCGCGACCGCCGCGGCAAGGCGGCCAAGATTCGCGAGCGCCGCGACAACCGGGGCTCCGGGGCGAAGACCGCGAACAAGGCGGAGGTCAGCCCGGAAGCCGGGGACGACCAGTCCGAATGA
- a CDS encoding 2-oxo acid dehydrogenase subunit E2 — protein MIEITMPRLSDTMEEGAIAAWQVQPGDRVSPGDVLAEIETDKAVMDFEAYDSGTITELLVEPGSVVSIGQPIALLDDGSGEALAPTGPAANRADRAGGSQPTPDNRRPHAVPAGPVLASPLVRRIARENDLDLRRIAGSGPGGRIIRLDVERALADQNRPFQTAHSKAGCGPDAPLGAVPPARWPSATQAPAQVSGLASAGGPAAFEGPGAAGASDHIGGVTPPGGSAAPGGSSAAESSAQKGGLAPAGGSATFGGSGPAGGLSAAGGTASGNGGADGTPTGDDPREPVAVPVAQLRRVIARRLTQSAQEIPSFTVTQAVQADALVELRAQLNRHLAATGRGKVSVNDLIVKAAGLGLREHPAVNASWGQEQLLLHGRVNVGIAVATDRGLMVPVIKDADAKTPVQIGAESRSLAGLAAEAKLAPDQMSGGTFTVSNLGMYGVEEFTAIINPPEVAILAVGAARPELALAGADVVTRQVMRLTVTCDHRAIDGALAAQFLSTVRALLENPWSLLA, from the coding sequence ATGATTGAGATCACCATGCCGCGGCTCAGCGACACCATGGAGGAGGGGGCGATCGCGGCCTGGCAGGTTCAGCCCGGCGACAGGGTCTCGCCCGGCGACGTCCTAGCGGAGATCGAGACCGACAAAGCCGTCATGGACTTCGAGGCCTACGATTCGGGCACCATCACAGAACTGCTGGTCGAGCCCGGATCGGTGGTGTCGATCGGCCAGCCGATCGCGCTGCTGGACGACGGTTCGGGCGAGGCGCTGGCCCCAACTGGCCCCGCTGCTAATCGCGCGGATCGGGCGGGCGGCAGCCAGCCGACCCCGGACAACCGTCGGCCGCACGCCGTCCCGGCGGGGCCGGTCCTGGCCTCGCCGCTGGTCAGAAGAATCGCGCGGGAGAACGACCTGGATCTGCGGCGGATCGCCGGGTCGGGGCCGGGCGGCCGGATCATCCGCCTGGACGTGGAACGGGCGTTGGCGGACCAAAACCGCCCATTCCAAACTGCCCATTCCAAGGCCGGCTGTGGCCCGGACGCACCGCTCGGCGCGGTGCCCCCCGCGCGCTGGCCGAGCGCGACCCAAGCGCCGGCCCAAGTCAGTGGCCTGGCCTCGGCCGGCGGTCCCGCCGCGTTTGAAGGGCCGGGCGCGGCTGGAGCGTCTGACCACATCGGCGGCGTGACACCGCCAGGCGGATCCGCCGCGCCTGGCGGGTCGAGTGCGGCTGAATCATCCGCTCAGAAGGGCGGCCTTGCCCCCGCAGGCGGATCCGCCACGTTTGGAGGGTCTGGCCCGGCCGGGGGGCTGAGTGCGGCCGGGGGGACGGCATCGGGCAATGGGGGAGCGGACGGGACGCCAACCGGCGACGACCCCCGCGAACCCGTCGCCGTCCCGGTCGCGCAGTTGCGGCGGGTGATCGCGCGGCGGCTCACCCAATCGGCCCAAGAGATCCCGTCCTTCACCGTCACGCAGGCCGTCCAAGCGGACGCCCTGGTGGAACTGCGGGCCCAACTCAACCGGCACCTGGCGGCGACAGGGCGGGGAAAGGTGTCCGTCAACGACCTTATAGTCAAAGCCGCTGGCCTGGGGCTGAGGGAGCACCCGGCGGTCAACGCCAGTTGGGGCCAGGAACAACTGCTGCTGCACGGCCGGGTCAACGTCGGCATCGCGGTGGCCACCGACCGTGGCCTGATGGTGCCCGTGATCAAAGACGCGGACGCCAAGACCCCGGTCCAGATCGGGGCCGAATCGCGGTCGTTGGCGGGGCTGGCGGCGGAGGCGAAACTCGCCCCGGACCAAATGAGCGGCGGCACCTTCACCGTCTCCAACCTGGGTATGTACGGCGTGGAGGAGTTCACCGCGATCATCAATCCGCCCGAGGTGGCCATCTTGGCGGTCGGCGCCGCCCGGCCCGAACTGGCGCTGGCCGGCGCGGATGTGGTGACGCGCCAAGTCATGCGCCTGACCGTGACCTGCGACCACCGGGCCATCGACGGCGCGCTGGCGGCGCAATTCCTAAGCACGGTGCGCGCGCTGCTGGAAAACCCGTGGTCGCTGCTGGCCTGA